One window from the genome of Jiangella alba encodes:
- a CDS encoding aldo/keto reductase, whose translation MTPQASRLVLGAAQVGQPYGRSGRSAPAEPEVRRLLTLAAGFGCAAIDTARAYGDSEAALGRARSSGAGAELPVVTKIRPLTGHDAATAVRAAVEDSLAGSLTALGAGHVDTVLLHRGTDLDRAAGAAPEALRAARDRGLLTRWGVSVADPDELHAALDLPDLGYVQLPFNVLDRRWLAGPVQAALARRPDVTVAARSAFLQGILLRPHPSTWPDEGRPSADVARSALTALAGELGRTITGLCLGYVLGQPWIDAVVVGIRSEAQLSEVARECAAPPLTAAECDHVIDRLPAGSPALVDPARWTRRVRDAS comes from the coding sequence GTGACTCCGCAGGCATCCCGGCTCGTGCTCGGCGCGGCACAGGTCGGGCAACCGTACGGACGCAGCGGCAGGTCGGCGCCGGCCGAGCCCGAGGTGCGGCGGCTGCTCACGCTGGCGGCCGGGTTCGGATGCGCGGCGATCGACACCGCGCGGGCCTACGGCGACAGCGAGGCCGCCCTCGGCCGAGCCCGCTCCAGCGGCGCCGGCGCCGAGCTGCCGGTGGTGACGAAGATCAGGCCATTGACCGGCCACGATGCCGCAACCGCGGTGCGAGCCGCCGTCGAGGACAGCCTGGCCGGCTCCCTCACCGCTCTGGGCGCCGGCCACGTCGACACCGTCCTGCTGCATCGCGGCACGGACCTGGACCGAGCCGCCGGAGCGGCGCCCGAGGCGCTGCGCGCGGCGCGGGACCGGGGCCTGCTCACCCGCTGGGGCGTGTCCGTCGCCGATCCGGACGAGCTGCACGCGGCCCTCGACCTGCCCGACCTCGGCTACGTCCAGCTTCCGTTCAACGTGCTGGACCGGCGCTGGCTGGCCGGCCCGGTCCAGGCCGCGCTCGCCCGCCGCCCCGACGTCACCGTCGCCGCACGATCGGCCTTCCTCCAGGGCATCCTGCTGCGCCCGCACCCTTCGACCTGGCCGGACGAGGGCCGGCCCAGCGCGGACGTCGCGCGCTCGGCGCTGACCGCCCTGGCCGGCGAGCTCGGCCGGACGATCACCGGCCTCTGTCTCGGCTACGTGCTCGGCCAACCCTGGATCGACGCCGTGGTGGTCGGGATCCGGTCGGAAGCACAGCTCAGCGAGGTGGCCCGCGAATGCGCCGCACCACCGCTGACCGCCGCCGAGTGCGACCACGTGATCGACCGGCTGCCGGCCGGCTCACCGGCACTCGTCGACCCGGCGCGCTGGACCCGGCGAGTACGGGACGCCTCGTGA
- a CDS encoding LysR family transcriptional regulator, whose translation MTTPPDVESLALLVAIDETGSLGAAGRRFAMSQPAVSKRLRTMERRLGVRLVDRSTRGSTLTEAGNLVAGWAARVLDDFGTLLAGVEALRRDQAATLTVAASMTIAEHLLPGWILEVRRRTPGLHVGLKVANSTEVAELVRIRAAQVGFIESPDPMPRLRSRVVAHDRLVLVVAPGHSWATRRQPVRAHDLARVSLISREPGSGTREAGERAITAHGLTPRSPALELGSSTAVRNSVRTGAGPALLSEHVVAGDLATGMLVEVPTAGLELTRDLRAIWRHDTVPEGPATLLGNIATEFGERTGVRGT comes from the coding sequence ATGACCACACCTCCCGACGTCGAGTCGCTGGCGCTGCTCGTGGCCATCGACGAGACCGGCAGCCTCGGGGCAGCGGGGCGACGTTTCGCCATGTCCCAGCCGGCCGTGAGCAAGCGACTGCGCACCATGGAACGGCGCCTCGGGGTGCGTCTCGTCGACCGGTCCACCCGCGGGTCGACCCTCACCGAGGCCGGAAACCTCGTAGCGGGCTGGGCCGCCAGGGTCCTGGACGACTTCGGCACGCTCCTGGCCGGCGTCGAGGCGCTCCGCCGCGATCAGGCCGCCACCCTCACCGTCGCGGCCAGCATGACCATTGCCGAACATCTGCTCCCCGGCTGGATTCTCGAAGTGCGCCGCCGCACACCAGGACTGCACGTCGGGCTGAAGGTCGCCAACTCCACCGAGGTCGCCGAACTCGTCCGGATCCGAGCCGCGCAGGTCGGCTTCATCGAGAGCCCCGACCCCATGCCCCGGCTCCGCTCCAGAGTCGTCGCCCACGACCGCCTCGTCCTCGTCGTCGCCCCCGGCCACTCCTGGGCGACCCGGCGCCAGCCCGTCCGTGCCCACGACCTCGCCCGCGTCTCTCTCATCAGCCGCGAACCCGGGTCCGGCACCCGCGAGGCAGGCGAACGCGCCATCACCGCGCACGGCCTCACCCCACGATCCCCCGCCCTGGAGCTCGGCTCCAGCACCGCCGTCCGCAACTCCGTCCGCACCGGCGCCGGACCCGCCCTCCTCAGCGAACACGTCGTTGCCGGTGACCTCGCCACCGGGATGCTGGTCGAGGTGCCCACCGCCGGCCTCGAGCTCACGCGCGACCTGCGGGCCATCTGGCGGCACGACACCGTTCCCGAAGGGCCCGCCACCCTGCTCGGGAACATCGCCACCGAGTTCGGGGAGCGCACCGGAGTGCGTGGCACCTGA
- a CDS encoding Gfo/Idh/MocA family protein: protein MLSAGAWSRSAHLPALTSDPEVELLAVTSPRRATAEGLAAEFGARHALTDWRDALDLRPDVTVVSSPPVAHVDQVTAALSAGSHVLVEKPFALNRDDAATMCAAAEAAGRRLLVGYGWSATPVFRHARACVESGRLGPLEQLTMQLAVNTRALLHGGSDGGWAGAGASEPATYTDPAVSGGGSAAVSMSHQLGLACWITGQRVARLAAFTTPPRSRTDLHTSVAVEFAGSGSGVLSASSTQPFPQPPQWRLAMYGRDGQLDVETVRNAARWISADGVVTELPPELAAGRYDAGAPTKALIRCARGAPPPEGMAHQLAHHVVAVTDAIYESARTAASVEIRD from the coding sequence GTGCTGAGTGCGGGGGCGTGGTCGCGGTCCGCCCATCTGCCGGCCCTGACATCGGATCCGGAGGTCGAGCTGCTCGCGGTCACGAGTCCGCGCCGGGCGACGGCCGAAGGGCTGGCCGCGGAGTTCGGCGCCCGTCACGCCCTGACCGACTGGCGCGACGCGCTCGACCTCCGGCCGGACGTCACGGTGGTGAGCAGCCCGCCCGTCGCGCACGTCGACCAGGTGACGGCGGCGCTGTCGGCGGGTTCGCACGTGCTGGTGGAGAAGCCGTTCGCGCTGAACCGCGACGACGCCGCGACCATGTGCGCGGCCGCGGAGGCCGCCGGTCGCCGGCTGCTGGTCGGCTACGGCTGGTCGGCCACGCCGGTCTTCCGGCATGCCCGCGCGTGCGTGGAGTCCGGCCGGCTCGGGCCGCTGGAACAGCTCACCATGCAGCTGGCGGTCAACACCCGCGCCCTGCTGCACGGCGGCAGCGACGGCGGCTGGGCGGGCGCCGGTGCGTCGGAACCGGCCACCTACACCGACCCGGCCGTGTCGGGCGGTGGTTCCGCGGCGGTGTCGATGTCGCATCAGCTGGGTCTGGCCTGCTGGATCACGGGCCAGCGCGTCGCGCGGCTGGCCGCGTTCACGACGCCGCCACGCTCCAGGACCGACCTGCACACCAGCGTCGCGGTCGAGTTCGCCGGCTCCGGATCCGGGGTGTTGTCCGCTTCCTCGACCCAGCCGTTTCCGCAGCCTCCGCAGTGGCGGCTGGCCATGTACGGGCGTGACGGGCAGCTCGACGTCGAGACGGTCCGGAACGCGGCCCGCTGGATCTCCGCCGACGGGGTCGTGACCGAGCTTCCTCCCGAGCTCGCCGCCGGCCGGTACGACGCCGGGGCGCCCACGAAGGCACTGATCCGGTGCGCCCGCGGCGCGCCACCCCCCGAGGGGATGGCGCACCAGCTCGCCCACCACGTCGTCGCGGTGACCGACGCCATCTACGAGTCGGCGCGGACCGCAGCGTCGGTCGAGATCCGTGACTGA
- a CDS encoding YeiH family protein, with the protein MTSQTIGVRVRAFCHGTGSGWTGRWAGVVAALAAAAVAVVLALLVPFASAIVLAVLGGIAAGPVVPMSWRAGLAWSARVLLRLGVVLLGLHLSVREVFALGRPTLLAVVATVLVGMGATILAGAVLGVSRPATLLIAAGTSICGASAVAAMAGAIRARSEEIAAAIAMVTLYGTASIVLIPWLAGLLGLDGPSLGAWAGIAVHEVAQVVAASSPAGSAALTVAVVVKLTRVILLAPVVAVASIVVGRSTRHATRPPLVPLFVVLFVAAVAARSLGVVPGPVIAWSPAVTSFLLTAALFALGTTVQLRRLLREGRRAMLLGAIATAVVTGSGLGLLTVAGATSLGG; encoded by the coding sequence ATGACCTCACAGACGATCGGCGTCCGCGTGCGGGCGTTCTGCCACGGCACGGGGTCCGGCTGGACGGGCCGCTGGGCCGGTGTCGTCGCCGCGCTGGCGGCTGCGGCCGTGGCGGTCGTCCTGGCCCTGCTCGTCCCGTTCGCGAGCGCGATCGTCCTCGCCGTGCTCGGCGGCATCGCGGCCGGTCCCGTCGTGCCGATGTCGTGGCGGGCCGGGCTGGCCTGGTCGGCCCGAGTGCTGCTGCGGCTCGGGGTCGTCCTGCTCGGACTGCACCTGTCCGTCCGCGAGGTCTTCGCACTCGGCAGGCCGACCTTGCTGGCCGTCGTCGCGACCGTGCTCGTCGGCATGGGGGCCACGATCCTGGCCGGGGCCGTCCTGGGCGTATCGAGGCCCGCCACCCTCTTGATCGCCGCTGGGACGTCGATCTGCGGCGCGTCGGCCGTCGCGGCGATGGCCGGAGCGATCCGCGCCCGATCCGAGGAGATCGCGGCCGCGATCGCCATGGTCACGTTGTACGGGACGGCGTCGATCGTGCTCATCCCGTGGCTGGCCGGACTTCTCGGCCTGGACGGGCCGTCGCTCGGTGCGTGGGCCGGGATCGCGGTGCACGAGGTCGCGCAGGTCGTCGCGGCCAGCTCCCCGGCCGGATCAGCGGCGCTCACCGTCGCGGTCGTCGTGAAACTCACCCGGGTGATCCTGCTGGCGCCGGTCGTCGCGGTTGCCTCGATCGTCGTCGGCCGGAGCACTCGTCACGCGACCCGGCCGCCGCTGGTGCCGTTGTTCGTGGTGCTGTTCGTCGCCGCCGTCGCCGCCAGGTCTCTGGGCGTGGTGCCGGGTCCGGTGATCGCCTGGTCGCCGGCTGTGACGAGCTTCCTGCTGACCGCGGCGCTGTTCGCCCTCGGCACCACCGTTCAGCTTCGCCGTCTGCTCCGGGAAGGGCGGCGCGCGATGCTCCTCGGCGCGATCGCCACCGCGGTCGTCACCGGATCGGGCCTGGGTCTCCTCACCGTCGCCGGAGCCACGTCGCTCGGTGGTTGA